DNA from Candidatus Deferrimicrobium borealis:
TGACGATGGAACGGAACCTGGCAATGGAGGTCGTCCGTGTAACCGAGGCGGCGGCGCTCGCCGCGGCGCGGTTGATGGGGCGCGGCGACAACGTCGCTGCGGACCAGGCTGCGGTCACCGCGATGCGGAAAGCGCTGAGCTACGTCCAGTTCAAGGGGCGCGTCGTCATCGGCGAAGGGGAGCGGGATGAAGCTCCCATGCTCTACATCGGGGAGGAGGTCGGCGCGTCGGAAACCCCGAAGGTCGACATCGCCGTCGATCCCCTCGAGGGGACGAACATCGTGTCGGCCGGCGGGTACAACGCCATCGCCGTGATCGCCATCGCGGAGGAGGGAGGTTTTCTTCACGCCCCCGACACGTACATGCAGAAGCTCGCGGTGGGACCGAAGGCGCGCGGCGTGATCGACATCACCGCGTCCCCCACGGAGAACCTCCGCCGGATCGCCAAGGCGCAGAAGGCCTACGTCGAGGACCTCTGCGTGGTGATCCTCGACCGGCCGCGGCACGCGGATCTGATCCGGGAGGTCCGGGAAGCCGGGGCGCGGATCAAGCTGATCGGGGACGGCGACGTGGCGGGAGCGATCGCGACGTCGAAGGAGGAGTCCGGGGTCGACGTTCTCATGGGGACGGGCGGAGCGCCGGAAGGGGTCCTGGCCGCGGCGGCGCTGAAATGCATG
Protein-coding regions in this window:
- the glpX gene encoding class II fructose-bisphosphatase, which encodes MERNLAMEVVRVTEAAALAAARLMGRGDNVAADQAAVTAMRKALSYVQFKGRVVIGEGERDEAPMLYIGEEVGASETPKVDIAVDPLEGTNIVSAGGYNAIAVIAIAEEGGFLHAPDTYMQKLAVGPKARGVIDITASPTENLRRIAKAQKAYVEDLCVVILDRPRHADLIREVREAGARIKLIGDGDVAGAIATSKEESGVDVLMGTGGAPEGVLAAAALKCMGGDFQGVLKFRNKEEIERAKVMGVTDLNRVYALNDLASSDVMFAATGVTFGDFLKGVRFFSGGAFTQSVVMRSRSRTTRVIDTTHYFEFKPKYE